The stretch of DNA cttctatATGAACGAATATGAATTCTTTTTTTCCTCTCGAAGATGATTgctataagaaaaaaaaaaaaactactattttaGATTTGCTAGCgtaatttttcttgaaaattgaggagaatttattttatataaataaataaatttacctGTCATCTATTATCTTTAGatatcattttcattctcccccACTCTCCCAGACCCCCCATAGTTTTACTTTCTCTTTCCCGTTTCCCCAACCTAAAACCCTAGATTCCGTCATTCCAACTCTAATTTCTTCCACACAAACTTGCGTAACTCTCACCTCCGCCCCGAAATCAAGGTAATTTCAACAACAATACTcactatcttttttttctttccatctATCTATATTTATGCATTTATTTCACTCTACACTCACTCATTCACTACTTCTCGTTATTCAGCGGCTTTTCCTCGAAACAGCTTTTCCGATCtagttttcttttatttttaatcgaTTCTGCTACTTGCAGAAATTATGTAATGTCTTATGAATgattttaattgtttgttttttacAGTGGAATCTCTATGGCTGAGGTTGAACAGAACGCAGTTGAATTTGAGACACAGGAGATAGTTGAGGCGGAACAAGATGAAACGCAGGTTGAGGTTCCGGCTGTCGAGGTGCCCGTTGTTGTTGAGCCGGAGAAGAAATGGCCAGGGTGGCCCGGTGAGAGTGTGTTTAGAATGTTGGTTCCTGCTCAGAAAGTTGGAGGTATAATTGGACGTAAAGGagagtttattaaaaaaattgtggaaGAGACGCGTGCTCGTGTTAAAATTCTTGATGGTCCTCCTGGAACTTCAGAAAGGGCTGTGAGTATTTTCTGTACTCCTCTTCTCATTATTTCTCACTATAACTTAATTAGCTGCATTTGTATCttttgtattaattaattattattcctCAGAATCTTCTGCTTTTGGGAAATAGAATTATTATTACTTCACCTGCTAGCATTGATgtagaatgttttttttttttacatgctCTTTTGTGCCCATTGTTTAAAGGATTCTATTGGGTTAGATTATAGTTTGTAAAACTTCTTGCTGAGTTTATCAATGATTAGACTGACTAGTATGGTAtctgcttcttcttcttttatggAACTTCACAGTACTTTACTCATTACTTGTAATTAAGAGATAGTTATATATCTTTTATCTATACTTTTACTATTCTTATATAAGTACATCATTTAATGAATACACGAAAAGCTGTATGCACTTATGTGTGTCTCATTTTCTGAGACAAGGACGGATGTGGCAAATATCTACCTATATAATTTGGGTAAAAACTGCTTGTTAATAAATATTCAGATTAGAAATTATTGGGTGAGAGCGAAAGATACTTTATTAGAGTTTTAATTCTTTTCGAGGAACTGGAATTTGTGTCTGGAGTAATTCGTAGTAATTACACACTGTAATTGTGTCTGTATCTCTGCCAAAGATGTTATCATGAAGAATAGATTGTGGGTGTCTTTCCTTACACAATCCTAATCTGCAATGACCTATTCTTACGACAAGAaattataagaataaaaaatatagctTGTTCATGGTCTAAAAAGTGTAACCTTCATGTGATACAATGAACACAAAAACTAAGATGAAGAAGttgaaacaaattcaaaaaagaATGATGGCAAAAATCcacaaaatatgaatttaattctAACAGAAAATGAATCTGTGCAGGTTCAATATTCCATTTTTAAAGGCAACGACTCAATCATCAATTAGATCCCCAATATTGAAGAACCAAAGTTCCAGATGCAGGATCAGCATTGAGCATTGCAAAGTGCTGAAAGTGTATTAACATGtaatcattttatatcaaaGTACCACGAAGCTCTGCATTCCAGCTGGTAAATTCAAAACCTGGATGATTGATGTCTTGCCGCAGATTCCTAGCAATGAAAGGAAGTTTATTACCAGCTCTAATACAATACTGAAAACAATAAATACCAAAACCTAAGTACTTTGTTTGTCATACATGTTATTAAAGAAGAAAGGATTCAAAGTTTAATTAAGgctatcaattaatttaatttttaacacaCGGAGTATCTCTGTGTTAATGATTTATACGTTATCACAACAGTTCTTCAGTAGGAAAAAGTGGTTATACTATTGCTGTAATTAACTAAATGGCAAATGCACTGTAGTGAACAAAGACTCGACTAATAAAGAATTATGAGACACCTCCATCTTTCTAAGATATTTATAGGGATTAATTGTGGAAGAAAATATGTCGAAAGAAGAGTTTACTGACGATACACTGTTAGGGTAAAATAATTTACACCGACATCCAATGAAAAGTTACGATAGGTCCACATAAGTTCATTTTGTAACTGCAACTAAAAAATAACCGCAAAATACTGCATTCTAATTGGACATcagtgtaaaactattttacactGACGGTGCATGTCCCATTTTCTATAGAAAGAGTATTGGCTGTTTTGCTGAATCTCTTAATTTTTGctaattttataatcaaaattgcCCACTTGCATGATATCTAGCAGAGCCTGAGATTGTAGGTGGCAGGTAACGTGCTTAGTAAGTGGTGCTATGGTGGCTTGCTATTGTTGACTAATGATGACTTTTATTGTTTGTCACAATATTCTGTCTTCATGTTGCATATAGACATTGGAGGGAATGTTAAGAGCAAAGGTAGGCTGACTGTTATTTGTTCTTTTTGATTAGGTAATGGTATCGGGTAAAGATGAGCCCGGTTCTTCTCTTCCACCTGCTGTGGATGGCTTATTGAGGGTTCATAAACGGTTAATTGATGGGTTAGAAGGTGATTTAGTCCATGCCCCTTCAGGTGTGGCCGGTAAGGTTTCTACAAAATTTCTAGTGCCAGCCTCACAAGCAGGAAGTTTAATTGGGAAGCAAGGAGGAACTGTCAAATCTATCCAAGAAGCATCAAATTGTATAGTTAGAGTTCTTGGAGCAGGTTCTGgttaatatttcatttaaaattttctaatcTGGTTGCTggatatcattttttattattatttagcaTTCTATTATTCTGTGAAATTCGTTGTAGTTTTTGTTACAATTTTCTCTTGCCATGATTTTGATCAGGGTAAGGTTGATGCTCATCCATTGGGTACTAGAGCTGTAATAGAACAATTGTGTAAATTTGCTTTTAAGTCTATTTACTGAGATGGTGCCCAAGTTCCTGACCCTCCACCTATCACACCAGCTTTAACTCATTCTTTACATCACAATTGTTTTATTCTTGTCACCGTTTCGTTTACAATTTTCACTATTATTGATATCATGTAAGCTGTCAGATATGCACCACTACTATCAGTACCACTTAAATAACttgttagaaaaatattaatttattagttcaGTTGTCAGGAAAATAGTCATGTTCTCGTTTTTGACATTCTACTGTAGTTCACTTTACTCTTAATTATTAGTTATGAAGTTAGGAACTTTGCCTGTCTGAAATCTTTCTTGTGTTTccttttttattagaaattaaTTCTAAGATACAATTTCTTGGAGTAGTATGACTGATTTATGGACCCTATGATAGCTATTATTACTTATAGTGTTCTGTAAATTCTGCTTTTAAATAAAGTATTAGTGgaaatttgaagtttttttttttcaatctttGCATTTTGGTCCTTGGGTGGGGTGTTTGACATCCTCTAGTTGCTAAGCATCTTGCACCTTTTTTTTTGTCTGCAGAAGACTTGCCTGCGTTTGCCCTTCAAGATGACAGGGTGGTTGAAGTAGTAGGGGATTCTACTGGAGTGCACAAGGCAGTAGAGATGATTGCATCCCACCTTAAGAAATTTTTAGTTGATCGCAGTATAATTCCAATTTTTGAAATGAATGTAagcatgttaatttagattacACTTGTGAAGAATCTATCTTATGCTTACAGAGAAATGCAGCTAATTTGATCTTTCTCTAGATGCAAATGGCTAATCCCCATCATGTGGAGCACATGCCCCATCACGTGGAGCACATGCCACCACCCCACCAATCATGGGGCCCACCTCAGGGTCTCCCACCAAATGCTGGTGGAGGTCCTGGTTTTGTACCTACTCCTCAATTCATGCCACCTCCGCGACAAGTTGATAATTATTATCCACCAGCTGAAATGCCTCCTCCATTGGACAAACAGCCCCATCACGGTATATCCGCCTATGGAAGAGATGCTTCAATTGGTGTTCATGCATCTTCAAATACCCAGTCTGCACCTTCCATGGTCACACAGGTACtagttattttttgtaattttgttttctaGTAATCCCCACAAGGAAGTAGTACAGTAGATGGACCAATATGTTGGTATTACGGTTTTATGAAGTCTGTATTTTTCCGGATGTCTTACCATTTGCTCTCTCTGTCTCTGgttgtttctttattttgatGAGGAGACTTGTTGACTGCAGCTTCTTGAATTTTGTGCAATAGCTGTGGTCAAGCCAGTAAGCTAGTTGTGAAATTTACCAATGTTGATTGACATTTGCTGTTGCTGTCCAGTTTCCTGTTTAGCTTTTCAGCAGCAGAAGATGATGTTAGCTTGCACACTTAGATGTTAATCTGGAATATTAAAGCTAAACAATGCATGTCTAATACCATGCAAATGTCATCTTCAGTTCTTGAGATTAGACGTGGTTGGTGTAATGGTTGATTTATAAATTAAGTTAGGCTTCAAAATGGGAGGTTGGATGTGGGCATGCTGTCTTGACTGGCTTGAGGTCTTgctcttataaaaaattatacatctTTACTGATTAAAATTGTCTTGCTATTTTGGCGCAGATCACACAGCAAATCCAAGTTCCTCTATCTTATGCCGATGCTGTTATTGGAACAGCTGGAACAAATATAAGCTACATCAGAAGAGCTAGTGGAGCCACTGTTACCATACAAGAAACAAGAGGAGTTCCTGGGGAGATGACAGTTGAAATAAGTGGCACTGCTTCTCAAGTCCAAACAGCACAGCAACTGATACAGGTAATCCTGATCTTGGATTTATCCCCTTCGTCCCAAAACAAGTACCCCCAAAATAACTGTCATCCTAAGTTTTTTTTCACACAAATTAGGAAaaactatgaataaattaaagatgttgtaattttacaaaataatcctTGTGTAACAATTAGTTATTAAGCATTGTCATAAATGTATATAGAGTATAATGTCTTGAAGTGGCGCAGACAATATTCATTTGGgggtttaatatattttatggcGCTGCAGAGAATTGTTGGTGTGTGTGGTGCAATTTCCTTGCATCAAACAATATCCATAGCCTTTCAAGCAACTTTTTTCATTCTGACCCTGTCATTTGTATGATGCAAGGAaactttcttcaattttttctcTTATCTCAATTCACGCGATATCTTTCTTTTCTCCTTTTGTTTCCATAAAAAGGCTATGGATTTACTGTGCTTGGTGGTATCTCTTACCTGATGCTTGTCTTGTGTGTCTTTGATGTTAGAACTGATTTACTTACATTATTTATTTGTCTGGTAATCAAGCTATTAATCCTGAGTCTATGGTGCAGAATTTTATGGCCGAAGCTGCAGCACCAGCGCAGCCACAAACAGGTGGGCCCACCGCAGACCAAGGATACAATTCTTACCCTGCTCACAGTTCTGTATATGCATCTCCGCCTGCCAATCCAGGACATGCTGGAGGCTATGGTTCAGTTTATGGTGCAAACTATGGGTATTAATGATGAAGCAGTAGAACTAAAGCTGCCATTATTGAAATGTAGAATGTTGGGAACAGATTTAATGTAATGATTTAACAACTATTAGATATTGCGCTACATAATTTGtttctaaattataaaaaaaatgttattttttctgACACTAGTGTTGTGTTTCTTTTAGCTGTCATTTGGAAAGGTCAAACAAACTATGCATGTCATTCTAATGTATATTATTAAGTTTGTTCTGTAAGACTTACAAATTACTTgttttatgattgtttttaGTTAGTGCACCTGTGTCCCTTAGCTCTCCATGAATCGCATGCATGTACTAGGAGAATGCCAGCGAGGTAGTAGCTCAATTTGGTGCGTGAAGAATGTTATTTGGGTTTGACAAGAGTAGAAGATTTGATCCTCTATTGGGTCACATCTCCTTTTTTGTCAATAGGGCTTGGCGAGGGGGCGGGGTGACTCATATGTGCGCTCTTTACTTTGTAATTATAATCACTCAAATtgcaataattttatattatttataatataaaaaattaggaTCAAGGTAGCAAAAAACTTAATCATATGTTTTTCCATATCATTCTGCTTAATAAGGTCACACCGACAATGCCACATTAGCTGACATCTCTACATACCACTCGTCTCGTCTATTAACTTTTCAACCGACCACTATTTATGTTTTCTTTGTAAAGGTCTGTTGTCACACCGAAGTCTGAACATTATTAAAATGTGAATTATCttgattttgaattatttcatatttctatttatataatttgtttataatgtttctgtaaaagtaaattaaagaaTTGACACACCACTCCTCTTTTTAGCTATACAAAACATTTGTAACTTAAGTAGTCTTAAACTTATTAATACtaatttgtaattaaatttttagaagtttaaaaatttaattataaattattgggCGTGTCAGCACATCCTTTTTGTCCTTGTCGCgttgttttcttttaattttgtttttccgcaaaaaaataaaataaaaagctatTGCTGCGTGGATTTTCATTGTAATTGTAAAGCCTAAACCTTTTTTGGTTTGGTTTACTTTGTGTTGATCAAGTTTTTCAAGTCTCGCCTCACCTGCTACTGCTCCACCTATTTCTACTGTTATTCTTCTCTCATTctaatttcattttcttctaataaacataaacattattattattattatttcactTCGTTTCTACTTCTTCTACGGTACGAATCATATCTAttttccatttatttattttcagttCCCGTATTATAAGTAATTACTCATAACTCCGTTTTCTTAATTTCATATCTATTTGTTgccttatttaattttctatcgTATTCTTATAAAGTTTCTATTATTGCTATTAGGATTTATATAGTTCAGTTTGTTTCTCTTGCTTTTAACTGATTTTTTTGTTGCATCACCATATTCTagctatatattttattgatctGATTCCTTCGTTTCTAATTTTGCATCACACTTTGTTGGTTTGTTCTGACTTCTTGCTTCAGTTTTCAATCTTTGATCTTGTTTTATGAACAACTTGTTTATACAAAGTCAATATTGTTTGTTCTTCATATAATTTCAGattaatgattgaggataatacaagaaaacaaataatccttctttctaatttaatttaattttccttttttcttcttcctgaATGTATTAAGTTTCAAGTTTCAGTGCCTAAAACTATTTGTATCATATATTGGGAACAAGATCAGAGTTTGATCTAATTCAAATTTTCAAGAAATCGGTTTCTCCTTTTGATTTGAAGTCAATTGAGTTGGCTGTACAATGGCTACCAAAGGAATTTCATCTTCTTTCTCCACAAGAGTTACCACAGCCTTGGCTTCAGCTTTGCTTGAATGGTTGCTTAtccttttcctttttattaGTGCTGTTTTttcttatgttattacaaagtTTGCTGGTTATTGCAAATTGAAAGTGCCGTGCTTGTTCTGCTCGAGGCTAGATCATGTGTTAGGCAAGGAAAAAAGTGGATACTATTTGGACTTGATTTGTAGTCGTCATAAATCTGAGATTTCGTCTTTAGTTTTTTGTCGTACACATGATAATCTTGTAAACATTCAAGGAGTCTGTGAAACTTGTCTCTTATCTTCTGCAACCATCGATAAGACCAATGCTGAGACTTCCCAGTTATTGGTTGGTGAATCGAGGGAAGAATCTGACTCCGTATTTGATCAAGATCCATTACTTGGTGAATTTAATAATGCTAGACACTGTTCTTGTTGTAGTGAACAATGCCTTTTAAATGGTTATGGTCAAAATTTGTTATTCAGCAAGTCAATTCGGTCTAGGGATGCTGATTTTGATGCATCAGATTATGTTGGAAATGATTTGTATGAGAAAAGAAGTGCCAAGACATTTGTATTGGTTAGAGATGCATACCTGAGAAATGATCAGGCAGATCCTTTGTCCCGTGTAGGTTACACAGAACTCAAGATTACTTCTGATACTGAGTCTGAATATGAAGTTCGCTTATCAGATGACGATGGTATAAGTATACCAGTTCCCGGAAAAGATGATACCAAGGAACATGTAAGAGTTCCAATTGAACATATAGAGCCTCACCATGTTGATTCAAATGAGGATCCGACATTCAGGAAGCCCGGGACTTCAGCTTTTGTACTTGAGCCAATATTGTCAGAATCAGGAACGCAAgtagaaaatacagatatttgTGGTATTAAAACTGCAACAGAAACAGTGCGAAGTGGGGATGGTGTGGACGAACTTGAATGGCAGCAGATTGAAAGAAGTGATGTTTGTCCCTCCCCAAGCGAGCCTATTTCCTTCAACGACGTTCCTGcattattaaataaaacagAAGGACCTGTTGAAGTATCAAAGGAAAACTGTAAGTTATTTTTAGTGATTGCTTTTCTTTACCATGACACACTTCGGTTTGAGGGAGAACGGAGTATGTTATAATTCTTTATAGAAAGTTGATGAAATTAAATGATCTAGTTTTTAATACCCGagtcatttttaatatatgtaggGCAAAATTGTCTGGTGCCTTTTATATAGCTGAAATCTCTATATTTCACTATTTTGAGTCCATAAGTGCATTAGTTTTATAATGATATAACAAACCCTTTCtgcatttttaaatgaaaaagaatcatAATGCTATTGTTTCTTCTATAGATAATTTTGGAGCTGATGAAGAGGGACAAACGTCTGAGCGAAGACCCACCATGGACTGGGAAGAAAACATTAAGTCGGGCAATAAGCTAATAACATCTGAAGCAGGTTTAGAACCAACCCCTAATTTGCTGGATCTTGGTGATGCTTATAAGCTGGCTGTCAGTAATAGAGGAAGACAGTTGTCTGGTATTCTTGCAGAACATTGGCTTGGGAAAGATTCCTTGAGAGTTAATGAAAATTTGAAGATACTGTTGTCACAATTCTCTGCCACTCGAGGGACTGATCTGTCTTTTAATGATATCAGTCCTAGATTGTCTATAAATAGCGAAGAAGCAAAGAGTTCTGATGTTTCTAACTCTACTGGGATGCAGATACTTCAAAAAATGATTTCGCTTGAGCGAAATGAGTCTGGTTTGTCTCTGGATGGAAGCATTGTCAGCGAAATTGAAGGAGAAAGTCTGGTTGACAAGCTTAAAAGACAAGTTGATCATGACAGGAAACTTATGAGTGCTTTGTATAAAGAGCTGGAGGAAGAAAGAAATGCTTCTGCGATTGCTGCAAATCAAGCTTTAGCCATGATCACTAGACTGCAGGAAGAAAAGGCAGCATTACATATGGAAGCCTTGCAGTACTTACGGATGATGGATGAGCAGTCAGAATATGAAATGGAAGCTTTGCAAAAAGCTAATGACCTTCTTGCTGAGAAGGAGAAGGAGATAGAAGAATTGGAAGCAAAGGTCGAGTTTTATAGGGAAAAATACTCCGATGAATCAGTGTTGGAGAACATGGTGGCAAAAAACTCTGAAATGAATGTAAAAGATATTGGATTGGATCATTCACAATGTACTTTCATTGAAAAGGATGAAAGTGTCCCCGGAAAATCAAATTCTAATATCGACGACAAAGCTGACATTCTACTCAAGTCTTTGGAGGAAATCAATATTCAATCTGCACAAAGTTCACAAATGGAATTTCAAGATGAAAAGCTATATATTTTCCAACGTTTGAAGAAGTTAGAGAAGCAAGTATACTTTTTCCTCAATACTCACCCGGCTCAGGATAATTGGCCAAAGTCTGAAAATGTTGTAAAGGAATACCCAGAAAACTCTGAAAAGTTGGACAATAATCTTCTAGCCGAAGATTCTGTTTCTTCGTTTAAATTAAATTCAGATGCCATGGTTGATGATCCCTCATCCGAGAAACCTCATGTTTGCAACCAAAATGGTGAACTTGAATACTATGGACATGGCTCCCCTGTTCTACGTGGAAATAATGGTTTAGCTACTACGGGAAGTTTAGTTTCAGATTTTATTGAAAGGTTACAAGCACTTGAGGCAGACCGTAGTTTCCTTGAGCATACAATAAACTTATTGAGTGAAGGAGGTGAAGGACTTAAATTATTGCAGGAAATAGCTGATCGTCTGCAACAATTACGCAGGATCGGGATAAGAGAAATAGATCAACCTGTTGCTTGAGGTTGTATATAAGGTCAGTAGTTTCTGCTAAACCATTAGATAGTAAATTAAAGCATCACCCtctcataatttttaaaactatattgatccatttttctttttctattatgTTTGTTTGGACCAATCTATAAAGAAAGTTGTGTTTAACATATTGAGTATGGATAAATGTCTGTGACGTATGTTACATAAGGGAAAATTTCATTGACTTGAGTAGGACACAAATAAAACACTATTCTAACAAATAACTAGTAAGAGACCCGTGGTTTCGCACTTGGTCatttatattttggttttttgagaaGGATTCGTGTCAATGTCGAGAACTCGAGATAACATGCAGTTGGATATGATAAAATAGTGAATCAAGCCAAGTTGGTAGTCAGTATGCTGCTGCAGTTCTGTTGTAGAGAAATAGGATTCCAGATGAAAGTGTGATTCAATATTGGAacttacaaattttaatttgtggTCATAGATTCAGAGGAAGCTAAGTCTTGTTTGATGCATAGATCATTTCTTTAGTTGCCAAAATTTAGGATATATTTGCGGATAAATAAATCATGTAAGCACATAGTCAGACAAAGACTAGCTATAGCCAGCAAGCTTGAAACCGTGGGATTTTAATTCAGGATATTTTAATCAACTTAGAAATGGGTATTGAAAAGAAAACTTAAAATGAGTAAGCCACAAAACCAAAAGTATTTCAAGTCTATCATGCCCTGGTGAATTTTTGTTAACTTAGGCAACTAAGATTATCATCGATCAATATATCGGAGTCATGTCAATGTCAATTCCATACCGTCCTTCATAAGTATGCTTCTAAGTGGCTGACCTCATGACAGATATTCCACATATTTGTTTGCAGACTtggaaaaatgataaatatacgAATGAAGTAGTTTTAACTTTCTAGAGAAgccaaaatttaaataacaaaaaataaaagaaaataaagatcTTGTTCACCGAAAGATAGGCAATTTATTTACTTCAAGAGCGGAAGGGAATACTTAACCACGCCTCGAGTCCCAGTCTCCTAGTGGTGGGATGGTAAAGGGCAATGTCCGGTTCTGGCCAAGAGATGTCTTTGCTCCGTCCCCCTTCTTGTTGGTTGGCACAAGCCCTTGTAGTAGTAAGTCTTAGGCTCATATGTCTTTTCTCCGTNNNNNNNNNNNNNNNNNNNNNNNNNNNNNNNNNNNNNNNNNNNNNNNNNNNNNNNNNNNNNNNNNNNNNNNNNNNNNNNNNNNNNNNNNNNNNNNNNNNNNNNNNNNNNNNNNNNNNNNNNNNNNNNNNNNNNNNNNNNNNNNNNNNNNNNNNNNNNNNNNNNNNNNNNNNNNNNNNNNNNNNNNNNNNNNNNNNNNNNNNNNNNNTGCATATGATTTTAAAATCTTCACTCCACTTGTGTGTAGTAGTTGGAGTTTTGTGAATGTCAAAATGAAAATCGTTACTGCCCAACAACAGTACggtatataatttgtattaacTAACTATTCAGAGTGAAGGAGCAAAGACTGCATCATAATAAGTTTAATAGATATAGTGCATCTGTTGTgaatatttctttcttaatgtttgtttataaaatgatattgtGACCTGTTGAGACTTGAGCCGGATTTTTCTTAATACAATGGCTTGTAATTTTGCATCAGATTTCAGTGTCGTGTAccattatttttacatttttgtttgtttattagATTTTACAGATTCATACACCAATGATGAGCGACCAGGACTCAGATACATGCAGATACATACATTGTACAATAGTGAACAAGATAAACCATGATTGGTTGAAACTGTACAGTAACAATAGCTTGAGGTACAATAAAATAGGATTTCAAATTATATGGAGAGCTTTTTCACCCCTTCCTTTGTTTTGGTTTAATTTCCGTGGACATTTTGCTGCATTGAGCTGTAAATGTTTTCCTTTTGTCGTTTTTTAATTGTAAATGAATAATTGCAATGAGTGTTTGTTTAATTAGTGTCTTCTTGTATTGAAGTGAGTCTTTTAGAATTTGGAAACAGAGTGAACCAACTTTAGAGTTTTGCACCATTGTTTGTATGAATATTGCCTCAATTTTATGCATCGGTGTGTGAGGCGttgttaattaaattgtatGTGATGTTGTGTTTTTCTCCCTTGATTGCGTCATTGAGTTTGAGAGTGATGAATTTGCGTAGAGATTAGAAAGAAAAGAGAGTGAAACAATGTCTATATTTCCTAGtgctttgattttattttcttgtagcATGGGTCTATCTATTCAATTGTCAAAAAATCTTTCATCAAATTATTATCTCGTAGTATTATTTTGCAAAGTAGATATATCAAAACACTTGTTGATGATCGATGATAGTACTGTATGCGAGAAAAGAAAgacttgtttttttctttcaaattaataaagatataaaatactttttaaaataaattaagtggaattaaaatgttatatgattatttatcatattacttttttaatttttttaaaaattaaatatatatatatatatatatatatatatatatatataataaaatataaatttagtccTCCAAAATtctaaatcaaatattttaggcTCTATCAAGGCTGTGCCACAGTTTTTTTGAGAGCTTAGAAAAAATATCTCATTGACTACAAAAATAGTCTCTCAAATATAGTAACTATACACTAATAAACACCCCTGTTGTCACAATTCGTGAGTGCCACACCTTGTGCACACGACAATTGCATTATCAAGTATGATTTCACTTCCATCTACTCACCTTGGATTATACTTTTGTCTTATtcaattctaaattttaataggGTTAAATGTTTAGTTCCAAAGCTCGTAAAAAAATGTTTAGTTCCAAACCGACCCCTAACTCGAAAGATGTgatgatataaaattaattaattaagatcaGTTCTAATTGTTGGATGTTTGTATATCATTG from Cicer arietinum cultivar CDC Frontier isolate Library 1 chromosome 3, Cicar.CDCFrontier_v2.0, whole genome shotgun sequence encodes:
- the LOC101506610 gene encoding flowering locus K homology domain; translation: MAEVEQNAVEFETQEIVEAEQDETQVEVPAVEVPVVVEPEKKWPGWPGESVFRMLVPAQKVGGIIGRKGEFIKKIVEETRARVKILDGPPGTSERAVMVSGKDEPGSSLPPAVDGLLRVHKRLIDGLEGDLVHAPSGVAGKVSTKFLVPASQAGSLIGKQGGTVKSIQEASNCIVRVLGAEDLPAFALQDDRVVEVVGDSTGVHKAVEMIASHLKKFLVDRSIIPIFEMNMQMANPHHVEHMPHHVEHMPPPHQSWGPPQGLPPNAGGGPGFVPTPQFMPPPRQVDNYYPPAEMPPPLDKQPHHGISAYGRDASIGVHASSNTQSAPSMVTQITQQIQVPLSYADAVIGTAGTNISYIRRASGATVTIQETRGVPGEMTVEISGTASQVQTAQQLIQNFMAEAAAPAQPQTGGPTADQGYNSYPAHSSVYASPPANPGHAGGYGSVYGANYGY
- the LOC101506946 gene encoding myosin-binding protein 1 codes for the protein MATKGISSSFSTRVTTALASALLEWLLILFLFISAVFSYVITKFAGYCKLKVPCLFCSRLDHVLGKEKSGYYLDLICSRHKSEISSLVFCRTHDNLVNIQGVCETCLLSSATIDKTNAETSQLLVGESREESDSVFDQDPLLGEFNNARHCSCCSEQCLLNGYGQNLLFSKSIRSRDADFDASDYVGNDLYEKRSAKTFVLVRDAYLRNDQADPLSRVGYTELKITSDTESEYEVRLSDDDGISIPVPGKDDTKEHVRVPIEHIEPHHVDSNEDPTFRKPGTSAFVLEPILSESGTQVENTDICGIKTATETVRSGDGVDELEWQQIERSDVCPSPSEPISFNDVPALLNKTEGPVEVSKENYNFGADEEGQTSERRPTMDWEENIKSGNKLITSEAGLEPTPNLLDLGDAYKLAVSNRGRQLSGILAEHWLGKDSLRVNENLKILLSQFSATRGTDLSFNDISPRLSINSEEAKSSDVSNSTGMQILQKMISLERNESGLSLDGSIVSEIEGESLVDKLKRQVDHDRKLMSALYKELEEERNASAIAANQALAMITRLQEEKAALHMEALQYLRMMDEQSEYEMEALQKANDLLAEKEKEIEELEAKVEFYREKYSDESVLENMVAKNSEMNVKDIGLDHSQCTFIEKDESVPGKSNSNIDDKADILLKSLEEINIQSAQSSQMEFQDEKLYIFQRLKKLEKQVYFFLNTHPAQDNWPKSENVVKEYPENSEKLDNNLLAEDSVSSFKLNSDAMVDDPSSEKPHVCNQNGELEYYGHGSPVLRGNNGLATTGSLVSDFIERLQALEADRSFLEHTINLLSEGGEGLKLLQEIADRLQQLRRIGIREIDQPVA